From the Gordonia bronchialis DSM 43247 genome, one window contains:
- a CDS encoding M23 family metallopeptidase, whose protein sequence is MLDDEKVSGASARSTAVAGLSGSLVAAVVLCVAGGAAATALADRHNPTNTPALMAGVSADDRSAAAPRPVAPGSVDEEQGTTLARASSRDELSAAVRELVQPDRARPSEPLAPQRPRSAAPTYGTVTSSFGARWSTTHYGLDIANTIGTPVVSTSDGQVIESGPADGFGLWVRVLQDDGTIGVYGHINETLVSVGQRVQAGEQIATVENRGYSTGPHLHYEVWQQDGPKLDPAQWLRTRGVYVVG, encoded by the coding sequence GTGCTCGACGACGAGAAGGTCTCGGGCGCATCAGCCAGGTCGACGGCCGTTGCCGGGCTGAGTGGATCGCTCGTGGCCGCGGTGGTTCTCTGTGTAGCCGGCGGGGCCGCGGCCACCGCGCTCGCCGATCGTCACAATCCAACGAACACCCCAGCGCTCATGGCTGGCGTGTCCGCCGACGACCGATCCGCAGCAGCGCCACGACCTGTAGCCCCCGGATCGGTGGACGAAGAACAAGGCACCACTCTGGCAAGGGCATCGTCACGCGATGAGCTGTCCGCGGCCGTGCGGGAGCTAGTACAGCCAGATCGCGCGCGGCCGTCCGAGCCCCTGGCGCCACAACGCCCGCGGTCGGCGGCACCGACCTACGGCACCGTCACCTCGAGCTTCGGAGCGCGTTGGAGCACTACGCACTATGGCCTCGACATCGCTAACACGATTGGCACGCCGGTCGTCTCGACCAGCGACGGGCAGGTCATCGAATCCGGTCCGGCCGATGGGTTCGGTTTATGGGTACGTGTGCTACAAGACGACGGCACGATCGGCGTCTACGGGCACATCAACGAGACGCTGGTGAGCGTCGGACAACGAGTCCAGGCCGGCGAGCAGATCGCAACAGTAGAAAACCGCGGCTACTCCACCGGTCCACACCTGCACTACGAAGTTTGGCAACAAGACGGACCCAAACTCGACCCGGCGCAGTGGCTGAGAACCCGGGGAGTCTACGTCGTCGGATGA
- a CDS encoding ArsR/SmtB family transcription factor: protein MAINDGGGCLVETQGLDPAVALFHSLSDATRLAIVHRLACGEARVLDLMAGLGLAQSTVSAHVACLRDCGLVVGRPQGRQVFYSLARPELMDLLASAETLLAATGNAVALCPNYGTDSTTETESAEVRA, encoded by the coding sequence ATGGCGATTAATGATGGCGGGGGTTGCCTCGTCGAGACGCAGGGGTTGGATCCGGCGGTGGCCCTGTTCCACAGCCTCTCCGATGCGACACGGTTGGCGATCGTGCACCGGCTGGCGTGCGGGGAAGCGCGGGTCTTGGACCTGATGGCCGGGCTCGGACTGGCTCAGTCAACGGTATCGGCGCACGTAGCGTGCCTGCGCGACTGCGGGCTGGTCGTGGGCCGCCCGCAAGGGCGGCAGGTGTTCTACAGCCTGGCCCGCCCGGAGTTGATGGACCTACTCGCCTCGGCAGAGACCTTGCTCGCGGCGACAGGCAATGCGGTGGCGTTGTGCCCGAACTACGGCACCGACTCCACCACCGAGACGGAGAGCGCGGAGGTACGAGCATGA
- a CDS encoding MFS transporter — translation MLASRITVDSGYGFVAVCLATVGLGAGLALAPAVDAVMASLPEHRSAAGAGLLMAIRQVGAAFSVAILGTLLTVVYTRDLDPHLSGLPEPVVSAARDNIAGAQLAATQIPGPAGADLAASSAHAYSHAMSAVFLASAAISALLAAAIAAKLPNHTPAPAPTSPARDRN, via the coding sequence GTGCTCGCATCCCGCATCACCGTCGACTCCGGCTACGGCTTCGTCGCGGTGTGCCTGGCGACCGTGGGCCTGGGAGCCGGGCTGGCGTTGGCGCCGGCTGTCGACGCGGTCATGGCGAGCCTGCCCGAGCATCGCAGCGCCGCAGGAGCTGGGTTGCTGATGGCCATTCGACAGGTCGGTGCCGCGTTCAGCGTCGCGATCCTGGGCACCCTGCTCACCGTCGTTTACACCCGCGACCTCGACCCCCACCTGAGCGGCCTGCCCGAACCAGTGGTCAGCGCGGCGCGTGACAACATCGCCGGAGCGCAACTTGCCGCGACCCAGATTCCCGGCCCAGCGGGCGCCGATCTGGCCGCGTCCAGCGCCCACGCCTACAGCCACGCCATGTCCGCAGTGTTCCTTGCCAGCGCCGCCATCAGCGCACTACTGGCCGCGGCCATCGCCGCCAAACTCCCCAACCACACTCCTGCGCCCGCGCCGACATCACCGGCGCGTGATCGAAACTGA
- a CDS encoding IS3 family transposase (programmed frameshift) — MAAPRKYSIELKERATRMAVEARKDPATRPGAFKRIGDQLGVHPEALRTWVKQAEIDGGQRPGTTSSDSERIAQLERENRELRRANTILKQASAFFCRGDRPPTALIVEFVAASRDEHGVDPICAALRDTAAQIAPSTVRAHLSANKTEAPRTVRDREMLGEIRTVHADNLGVYGARKVHAELRRKDIDVARCTVERLMKADGLQGIPRLKTRRTTRSDGAETPQPADRVGRQFTAEAPNTLWVADLTYIRTHSGWVYAAFILDVYSRVVVGWQVSTTMHTDLALDALDMGLWARDRAGQDVAGLIHHSDRGVQYRAIRYTERLAEAEAVTSVGSKGDSYDNAMAEAFNSLFKAECIRNPIMRPKSGWGGVGDVEIAVAEYIEWFNHRRLHGEIGHVPPVEYEAAYWAAHTVTSYRENPVPAEAGTN, encoded by the exons ATGGCAGCACCTCGGAAGTACAGCATTGAGCTGAAGGAGCGAGCGACGCGGATGGCGGTGGAAGCCCGCAAGGACCCGGCCACACGGCCGGGAGCGTTCAAACGGATCGGCGATCAACTCGGTGTGCACCCGGAGGCGCTACGCACCTGGGTCAAGCAAGCCGAAATCGATGGCGGGCAGCGGCCGGGTACCACGAGCAGCGATTCCGAGCGGATCGCGCAGCTCGAGCGGGAGAACCGCGAGCTGCGGCGGGCGAACACGATCTTGAAGCAGGCGTCGGCTT TTTTTTGCCGCGGAGATCGACCGCCCACAGCGTTGATCGTGGAGTTCGTCGCCGCTTCTCGCGACGAACACGGAGTCGATCCGATCTGCGCGGCCCTACGCGACACGGCCGCCCAGATCGCTCCGTCCACGGTACGAGCCCACCTGAGTGCGAACAAGACCGAGGCGCCACGCACGGTGCGTGACCGGGAGATGCTCGGCGAGATCCGCACCGTGCACGCCGACAATCTCGGCGTCTACGGTGCCCGCAAGGTCCACGCCGAACTACGCAGAAAGGATATCGACGTGGCGCGCTGCACTGTCGAACGATTGATGAAAGCCGATGGACTGCAAGGGATACCGAGGTTGAAGACACGCAGGACCACCCGCAGCGATGGCGCCGAAACCCCGCAACCGGCCGACCGAGTCGGCCGGCAGTTCACCGCCGAGGCGCCGAACACCTTGTGGGTGGCGGACCTGACCTACATCCGCACCCACTCCGGGTGGGTGTACGCGGCGTTCATCCTCGACGTGTACTCGCGCGTGGTCGTCGGCTGGCAGGTCTCGACCACGATGCACACCGACCTCGCATTGGACGCCTTAGACATGGGATTGTGGGCGCGTGATCGTGCCGGCCAGGATGTGGCCGGACTGATTCACCACTCGGACCGCGGAGTGCAGTATCGAGCGATTCGTTACACCGAGCGTCTCGCCGAAGCTGAAGCGGTGACTTCGGTTGGCTCCAAGGGTGATTCGTATGACAACGCGATGGCCGAGGCGTTCAACTCGTTATTCAAGGCGGAATGTATCCGCAACCCGATCATGCGCCCGAAGAGCGGGTGGGGCGGTGTCGGCGACGTCGAGATCGCGGTCGCCGAGTACATCGAGTGGTTCAACCACCGCCGTCTGCACGGCGAGATCGGACACGTCCCGCCGGTCGAGTACGAGGCCGCCTACTGGGCGGCCCACACGGTCACCAGCTACCGTGAGAACCCGGTCCCAGCAGAGGCCGGAACCAACTAA
- the lspA gene encoding signal peptidase II produces the protein MTATASSAPTVSRWGRRLRWVAAAAALAGIDLTLKAWAQTTLAGAPIEAGPVDLKLAFNPGAAFSIAADAPSWVMLTLTTVITTAVAVGGWVVAPRANLLTRVALAAILGGAAANVIDRAPDGVVTDYLHTGWWPTFNLADTFIVLGATALIIATLIGNSDEREPFSPEHHADDRG, from the coding sequence GTGACCGCCACCGCGTCGTCTGCTCCCACCGTGTCGCGGTGGGGGCGGCGACTGCGGTGGGTCGCTGCCGCGGCCGCGCTGGCCGGTATCGACCTCACGCTCAAAGCGTGGGCGCAGACCACGCTGGCCGGGGCCCCGATCGAGGCGGGTCCGGTGGACCTTAAGTTGGCGTTCAACCCGGGAGCGGCGTTCTCGATCGCCGCCGACGCACCGAGCTGGGTGATGCTCACGCTCACCACGGTGATCACCACCGCGGTCGCGGTCGGCGGATGGGTGGTCGCGCCGCGCGCGAACCTGCTCACCCGCGTCGCGCTCGCCGCGATCCTGGGCGGTGCCGCCGCCAACGTCATCGACCGGGCCCCCGACGGTGTGGTCACCGACTACCTGCACACCGGCTGGTGGCCCACCTTCAACCTCGCCGACACCTTCATCGTGCTCGGCGCGACCGCCCTCATCATCGCCACTCTGATCGGAAACTCCGATGAGCGAGAACCATTCTCACCCGAACACCACGCCGACGACCGGGGCTGA
- a CDS encoding heavy metal translocating P-type ATPase, producing the protein MSDACGCGHDEPAGDGEAEEREPEKLWEVSELRAAAVAGVLLVAALIVGWTGGPRAVELGLEIAALLVGAYTFVPSTLKRLAKGKIGVGTLMTIAAIGAVILGEVGEAAMLAFLFSISEGLEEYAVARTRRGLRALLNLVPDRATVLRDGTETVIAPAELRVGDRMLVRPGERVATDGVIVDGRSALDVSAITGESVPVEAGPGAEVFAGAINGTGVLTVEVTTTAEDNSLARIVRIVEAEQARKGDAQRLADKIAKPLVPGIMIAATAIAVIGALFGDPVTWIERALVVLVAASPCALAISVPVTVVAAIGAASKLGVLVKGGAALEAMGRVREVALDKTGTLTANKPAVVEIAATGGVHGDRVLAVAAALESRSEHPLARAILAAVDTVTPATDVEAVTGAGLTGRVDGRRARLGRPGWIEPGVLAADVERMQHAGATAVLIELDGQVIGAIAVRDELRPEAHEVIDRLHALGIRVSMLTGDNARTAAALAAEAGIEDVHADLRPEDKAHIVGELRSDRFTAMVGDGVNDAPALATADLGVAMGAMGTDVAIETADVALMGEDLRHLPRALEHARRARRIMLQNVGLSLGLITILIPLALFGILGLAAVVLVHELAEIVVIANGVRAGRTKPLASLTDSAAKPAPVLAGAPA; encoded by the coding sequence ATGAGCGACGCATGCGGCTGCGGCCACGACGAACCCGCCGGTGACGGCGAGGCCGAGGAACGCGAACCCGAAAAGCTCTGGGAAGTCAGTGAACTGCGCGCCGCCGCGGTCGCCGGAGTGCTGCTGGTCGCGGCACTGATCGTCGGCTGGACCGGCGGCCCACGCGCCGTCGAGTTGGGGTTGGAGATCGCCGCACTGCTCGTCGGTGCATACACCTTCGTCCCCTCCACGCTCAAACGGCTGGCCAAGGGCAAGATCGGTGTCGGCACGCTGATGACGATCGCCGCGATCGGCGCGGTGATCCTCGGCGAGGTCGGCGAAGCCGCCATGCTGGCGTTCCTGTTCTCCATCAGCGAGGGCCTCGAGGAGTACGCGGTCGCGCGCACCCGCCGCGGGCTGCGCGCCCTGTTGAACCTGGTACCGGACCGGGCCACCGTGCTACGCGACGGCACCGAAACCGTCATCGCCCCTGCCGAGCTGCGCGTCGGGGATCGGATGCTGGTGCGCCCCGGTGAGCGGGTCGCGACCGACGGGGTGATCGTCGACGGGCGTAGCGCGCTGGATGTTTCGGCGATCACCGGCGAATCGGTACCGGTAGAAGCCGGGCCGGGCGCGGAGGTGTTCGCCGGGGCGATCAACGGCACCGGTGTGCTGACCGTCGAGGTCACCACGACCGCCGAGGACAACTCCCTGGCACGGATCGTGCGGATCGTGGAGGCCGAGCAGGCCCGCAAGGGCGACGCTCAACGCTTGGCCGACAAGATCGCCAAACCGCTGGTGCCCGGCATCATGATCGCCGCCACAGCCATCGCGGTGATTGGCGCGCTCTTCGGGGATCCGGTCACCTGGATCGAACGTGCGCTGGTGGTGCTGGTCGCCGCCTCACCGTGCGCGCTGGCGATCTCGGTGCCGGTGACCGTGGTCGCCGCGATCGGTGCGGCGAGCAAGCTGGGTGTGCTGGTCAAGGGCGGTGCCGCACTCGAGGCGATGGGCCGGGTGCGCGAGGTCGCGCTGGACAAGACCGGCACGCTGACGGCGAACAAGCCTGCCGTCGTCGAGATCGCCGCCACCGGCGGTGTGCACGGGGACCGGGTGCTGGCGGTCGCGGCCGCGCTGGAATCGCGCAGTGAACATCCCCTCGCCCGCGCCATCCTCGCCGCCGTCGACACCGTCACTCCCGCCACCGACGTCGAGGCGGTCACCGGTGCCGGGTTGACCGGCCGCGTCGACGGACGCCGGGCGCGGCTGGGCCGTCCGGGCTGGATCGAACCGGGTGTTCTGGCCGCCGATGTGGAACGGATGCAGCACGCGGGGGCGACCGCGGTGCTGATCGAGCTCGACGGCCAGGTGATCGGTGCGATCGCTGTGCGCGACGAACTGCGGCCCGAGGCACACGAGGTCATCGACCGATTGCACGCGCTGGGAATCCGGGTCTCGATGCTCACCGGTGACAACGCCCGCACCGCCGCCGCTCTGGCCGCTGAGGCGGGGATCGAGGACGTGCACGCGGATCTGCGCCCGGAGGACAAGGCCCACATCGTGGGCGAACTGCGCAGCGACCGGTTCACCGCGATGGTCGGCGACGGCGTCAACGACGCCCCCGCACTGGCAACCGCCGACCTCGGTGTGGCGATGGGCGCGATGGGCACCGATGTCGCTATCGAAACCGCGGATGTGGCGTTGATGGGTGAGGACCTGCGGCACCTGCCGCGGGCTCTCGAGCACGCTCGTCGGGCTCGCCGGATCATGTTGCAAAACGTCGGTTTGTCGTTGGGGTTGATCACGATCTTGATCCCGCTCGCGCTGTTCGGGATTCTCGGGTTGGCGGCGGTGGTGCTGGTGCACGAACTCGCCGAGATCGTCGTCATCGCCAACGGTGTCCGCGCCGGACGCACCAAACCCCTGGCCTCGCTGACCGATTCGGCGGCAAAGCCCGCACCGGTACTGGCCGGAGCGCCCGCGTGA
- a CDS encoding cytochrome c biogenesis protein ResB gives MTGTETPTPRRRRMLGRLPKLWRSLTSMKTALILLFLLAAAAIPGALLPQRPLNEQKTTQYIADRGSLGMWMDRLQLFDVFASSWFTAIYVLLFVSLVGCLTPRILEHLRAVRARPVPAPRNLTRLPRHIEDTVEGDPDEVAALIDANLRGWRRVTTTRPATGTRPTTAVEISAEKGYLREWGNLVFHFALLALLIAIAADKLYGYEGTRSLVADGTQGLCNTSTAVYDSFRAGSLVDGTDLSPFCVRVEGFDARFLPSGQPDMYEADVTYTGDVRQRDPATWNTARIRVNEPLRVAGDRVYVLGNGFAPTFTVTFSNGEKRTQTVLFIPDDLQTMLSSGAARFDTPAGLYPNADERRNQQIAIEGLFAPTAAFQGTLLTSSSPVPNDPYVAIRIYQGDTGLDTGRPQNAYSLNQALIEQGRLQQRAQVNLRPGETHTIADGTVVRFDGYERFVSMQVSRGPAQNWVLLSATVMLAGLLVSLLIRRRRIWVRLVPVKVDGQRVTAVTIAGLARTDQAGWGEDFNEQARRWMTEPVPTDRRPRRIRRR, from the coding sequence ATGACGGGCACCGAAACGCCGACGCCGCGCCGACGTCGTATGCTTGGCCGCCTACCCAAACTGTGGCGATCGCTGACGTCGATGAAAACAGCACTCATCCTGCTGTTCCTGTTAGCCGCAGCCGCAATCCCGGGCGCCCTGCTGCCACAACGACCACTCAACGAGCAGAAGACTACCCAGTACATCGCCGACCGGGGCTCCCTCGGCATGTGGATGGACAGACTGCAGCTATTCGACGTCTTCGCCAGCTCGTGGTTCACCGCGATCTACGTCCTCCTGTTCGTTTCGCTCGTGGGTTGCCTCACTCCCCGAATCCTCGAGCATCTGCGGGCTGTGCGCGCTCGTCCAGTCCCCGCGCCGCGCAACCTCACCCGCTTGCCGCGGCACATCGAGGACACAGTAGAGGGAGATCCTGACGAGGTTGCTGCCCTCATTGACGCCAACCTGCGGGGCTGGCGTCGAGTCACCACCACGCGGCCAGCGACCGGGACCCGACCCACCACAGCCGTTGAGATCTCCGCAGAGAAGGGCTATCTCCGTGAGTGGGGAAACCTGGTGTTCCACTTCGCTCTGCTCGCCCTGTTGATAGCGATCGCGGCCGACAAACTCTACGGCTACGAGGGCACCCGCAGTCTCGTCGCCGATGGCACGCAGGGGCTATGCAACACCTCGACCGCAGTCTATGACTCATTTCGTGCAGGCAGCCTGGTCGACGGTACCGACCTCTCACCATTCTGCGTTCGCGTCGAGGGCTTCGATGCCCGGTTCCTGCCGAGCGGTCAGCCCGACATGTACGAAGCTGACGTTACCTACACCGGCGACGTGCGGCAGCGTGACCCCGCTACCTGGAACACCGCGCGTATCCGCGTGAACGAGCCCCTGCGAGTCGCCGGCGACCGCGTCTATGTCCTCGGCAACGGCTTCGCGCCTACGTTCACTGTGACATTCTCGAACGGTGAGAAGCGCACTCAGACAGTGCTTTTCATTCCCGACGACTTGCAGACGATGCTGTCCTCAGGCGCGGCCCGTTTTGATACCCCAGCGGGCCTCTACCCCAACGCAGACGAACGTCGCAACCAACAGATCGCGATCGAGGGCCTGTTCGCTCCGACCGCAGCATTCCAGGGAACGCTTCTCACCTCATCGTCTCCCGTGCCGAATGATCCATATGTGGCTATCAGGATCTACCAGGGCGACACCGGACTGGATACCGGTCGCCCGCAAAACGCGTACTCCCTCAACCAAGCGCTCATCGAGCAGGGCCGACTCCAGCAGCGAGCACAAGTCAATCTCAGGCCAGGAGAGACCCACACCATCGCCGACGGCACCGTGGTGCGCTTTGACGGCTACGAACGATTTGTGTCCATGCAGGTTTCGCGTGGGCCGGCACAGAATTGGGTCCTGCTGTCGGCGACTGTGATGCTTGCTGGGCTACTTGTGTCTCTGCTTATCCGGCGCCGCCGAATCTGGGTGCGGTTGGTGCCCGTGAAAGTCGATGGCCAACGAGTCACTGCTGTGACAATCGCGGGTCTGGCCCGCACCGATCAGGCTGGGTGGGGCGAAGACTTCAACGAGCAGGCGCGGCGATGGATGACCGAGCCTGTGCCGACAGACCGCCGACCCCGGCGCATACGTCGCCGATGA
- a CDS encoding DUF4229 domain-containing protein, with product MSRDTSRGAAPSPSSSAKSLIAIALLYNTVRLALAAVLCGSILLFSFIFDLSFPIFGAVVLAVILSSPVSMIVLKPLRTRINQQADAIDARHATKSGLAG from the coding sequence ATGAGTAGAGACACTTCTCGCGGCGCCGCCCCCTCACCTAGCTCTTCGGCCAAGTCTCTTATCGCAATCGCTTTGCTGTACAACACTGTGCGGTTAGCACTCGCTGCGGTGCTATGTGGATCAATCCTGTTATTCTCCTTCATATTTGACTTGAGCTTCCCGATTTTCGGAGCTGTCGTACTTGCCGTGATTCTCAGTAGTCCAGTCTCGATGATCGTCCTCAAACCTCTGCGAACTCGTATCAATCAGCAGGCCGACGCAATAGATGCCCGCCATGCGACCAAGAGTGGACTCGCGGGGTAG
- a CDS encoding cadmium resistance transporter: protein MVTSILQAIGLFLVTNIDDIIVLSLFFARGAGTRGTTAAIATGQYLGFGAILAASVLVALGVTALLPEEAIAYFGLIPLLLGLLAAWRAWRNNGDDDERFEGKKVAVWTVAAVTFANGGDNIGVYVPVFATVGTAAIVAYSVVFLLLVAVLVFTAKFLTTRKAIAEILERWEHILFPLVLIVLGIVILVSGGAFGL from the coding sequence ATGGTTACCTCGATCCTGCAGGCCATCGGACTCTTCCTGGTGACCAACATCGACGACATCATCGTGCTTTCGCTGTTCTTCGCCCGCGGCGCGGGAACCCGCGGAACAACGGCCGCCATCGCGACCGGACAATATCTCGGTTTCGGAGCGATCCTCGCCGCGTCGGTCCTCGTAGCGCTGGGAGTCACGGCGCTGCTGCCCGAAGAAGCCATCGCCTACTTCGGGCTCATTCCTCTGCTGCTCGGTCTGCTCGCCGCCTGGAGAGCATGGCGCAACAACGGCGACGACGATGAACGGTTCGAGGGCAAGAAGGTCGCGGTCTGGACGGTGGCGGCGGTGACCTTCGCCAACGGCGGCGACAACATCGGCGTCTACGTCCCGGTCTTCGCGACCGTGGGTACAGCGGCGATCGTCGCCTACTCGGTCGTGTTCCTGCTCTTGGTCGCCGTGCTGGTGTTCACCGCGAAGTTCCTCACCACCCGCAAGGCCATCGCCGAGATCTTGGAACGGTGGGAACACATCCTGTTCCCGCTCGTGCTGATCGTTCTCGGAATCGTCATCCTCGTCAGCGGCGGCGCATTCGGCCTCTGA
- a CDS encoding MMPL family transporter, protein MARRRRAVLAVWGLLLVVCAVAYPLLENRLGAMDFGVEGSESTEVDRLVARHFPQFGTEQAVIVLQSGAVTATDAEFRAAVARTITAATAVEGVVDVVGPYDGLPGSQISADGHVAIALAGMDGDMAERAKVARDLQDAIATTGDDSIDVGVTGYSAVQNAATELQNADLARAEAIGIPVALVLLVLALGALAAAAVPIAVAIAGMLTAVGVLFTLTAVTAFDSLTVAMATMVGLGVGIDYAMFIVSRFREELTHHTGPDHAAISGAVGRSLATAGKTILVSGLVVMISLCALIIIQAPIFRGIAIGVATAVTSMLTVAVTLLPALLAALGPAVNRGSLPARWRPADSATDAPGVLGGRWARWAYLVMRRPVLFGTAAAAVLVLAALPVFGIRYGLDMGTTALDDTPTGRASTALNTNFPPGALSPVEIIATGPSDTPLTADAEARVNRFLTEIDGDARIDIVLPAQLNDGRMLAMAIPSVTFDSMAATDLVRDLRNTAAGAAGAEIRIGGSTAEFVDLSDEMTTKLPLVVALVLTASLVFLIAAFRSIALPLKAIAMNLLATGAALGITVAVFQWGLGENVLDFTSPGFVQVYLPTVVFALLFGLSMDYEVFLIRRIREYWDASGDNQRAVAAGLTHTARPITAAAAIMIAIFASFLTADILELKQLGLALAVAVAIDAVLIRLVLVPALMRLLGGWNWWLPALRFRPPNTRAPRAAAE, encoded by the coding sequence ATGGCCCGGCGCAGACGTGCGGTCCTGGCGGTCTGGGGACTGCTGCTGGTGGTGTGCGCGGTGGCCTACCCGCTGCTCGAGAACCGGCTCGGTGCGATGGATTTCGGTGTCGAGGGCTCGGAGTCCACCGAGGTGGATCGCCTGGTTGCCCGGCACTTCCCGCAGTTCGGTACGGAACAGGCGGTCATCGTGCTGCAGTCTGGCGCGGTCACCGCCACCGACGCCGAGTTCCGTGCAGCGGTGGCTCGCACGATCACCGCCGCCACCGCGGTCGAGGGCGTGGTCGACGTCGTCGGCCCCTACGACGGGCTGCCCGGATCCCAGATCTCGGCCGACGGTCACGTCGCGATCGCGCTCGCCGGCATGGACGGCGACATGGCCGAACGCGCGAAAGTCGCGCGCGACCTGCAAGACGCCATCGCCACCACCGGCGACGATTCCATCGACGTAGGGGTCACCGGGTACTCGGCGGTACAGAACGCGGCCACCGAACTGCAGAACGCCGACCTGGCCCGCGCCGAGGCAATCGGCATCCCGGTCGCGCTGGTCCTGCTCGTCCTCGCCCTCGGCGCCCTGGCCGCAGCGGCGGTCCCGATCGCAGTGGCCATCGCCGGGATGCTGACCGCGGTCGGAGTGTTGTTCACCCTCACTGCTGTGACCGCGTTCGATTCGCTGACCGTGGCCATGGCCACCATGGTGGGCCTCGGCGTCGGTATCGACTACGCGATGTTCATCGTCAGCCGCTTCCGCGAAGAACTCACCCACCACACCGGGCCAGACCATGCCGCGATCAGCGGCGCCGTCGGTCGCTCCCTCGCCACAGCAGGCAAAACGATTCTGGTCTCGGGCTTGGTGGTGATGATCTCGCTGTGCGCGTTGATCATCATCCAGGCACCGATCTTCCGTGGCATCGCCATCGGCGTCGCCACCGCCGTCACCAGTATGCTCACCGTCGCCGTCACCCTGCTACCCGCCCTGCTCGCCGCCTTGGGCCCGGCTGTCAACCGCGGTAGTCTCCCGGCCCGCTGGCGCCCTGCCGACAGCGCCACCGACGCTCCCGGCGTTCTCGGTGGCCGCTGGGCGCGCTGGGCGTATCTCGTCATGCGCCGACCCGTCCTCTTCGGCACCGCGGCCGCAGCGGTGCTGGTCCTCGCCGCGCTGCCGGTATTCGGGATCCGCTACGGCCTCGACATGGGCACCACCGCCCTCGACGACACCCCGACCGGACGCGCCAGCACCGCATTGAACACCAACTTCCCGCCCGGAGCACTCTCCCCGGTCGAGATCATCGCCACCGGCCCCAGCGACACCCCACTCACCGCAGACGCCGAAGCACGGGTCAACCGATTCCTGACCGAGATCGACGGCGACGCCCGCATCGACATCGTCCTGCCCGCCCAGCTCAATGACGGTCGAATGCTCGCGATGGCGATCCCCTCGGTCACCTTCGACTCGATGGCCGCCACCGACCTCGTCCGCGACCTGCGCAACACAGCCGCCGGCGCAGCCGGAGCCGAGATCCGCATCGGCGGCAGCACCGCCGAATTCGTCGATCTCTCCGACGAAATGACCACCAAACTTCCGCTGGTCGTAGCCCTGGTGCTGACCGCCTCGCTGGTCTTCCTCATCGCCGCTTTCCGCAGTATCGCCTTACCCCTCAAGGCCATCGCGATGAACCTGCTCGCCACCGGCGCCGCCCTCGGTATCACCGTCGCGGTGTTCCAGTGGGGTCTGGGCGAGAACGTCCTCGACTTCACCAGCCCCGGATTCGTGCAGGTCTACCTACCCACCGTGGTGTTCGCGCTACTGTTCGGGCTCTCGATGGACTACGAGGTGTTCCTGATTCGTCGCATCCGCGAATACTGGGACGCCAGCGGCGACAACCAGCGCGCCGTCGCGGCCGGGCTCACCCACACCGCACGCCCCATCACCGCGGCCGCCGCGATCATGATCGCCATCTTCGCAAGCTTCCTCACCGCCGACATCCTCGAACTCAAACAACTCGGACTCGCCCTTGCCGTCGCCGTCGCCATCGACGCCGTCCTCATCCGCCTCGTCCTCGTCCCCGCCCTCATGCGCCTGCTCGGCGGCTGGAACTGGTGGCTGCCCGCCCTCAGGTTTCGCCCACCCAACACTCGCGCACCACGGGCCGCCGCTGAGTAG